A window of Castanea sativa cultivar Marrone di Chiusa Pesio chromosome 1, ASM4071231v1 contains these coding sequences:
- the LOC142606024 gene encoding receptor-like protein EIX2: MDGSLGSIRLLFLGLLIIASIHPNFFCSGDYEVHCIESERHALLKFKQHLKDPLNRLASWAGDGDCCQWVGVVCHNVTAHVHELHLRSFPPSRDFLTDEGQHSVQYDAYVQSMFGGKINPSLLDLKHLNYLDLSNNDFSGTQIPKFLGSMGSLRYLNLSNARFEGVIPHQLGNLSYLYYLDLQGYGLYANNLQWLSSLPSLQHLDMSHVNLRKASDWLQVTSKLMSLLELRLSDCELRFIPSTTNGNFSFLVSLDLSGNFFENTFIPLWIFSLPNLVSFDLSDNGFQGPIPDDLQNMTSLKHLYLSGNHFNHPIPIWLYSFSHLKFLDLHSNNLQGTISSAIENLTSAISIDFSYNELGGMLPRSLGNLCNLREIKLSSNKWSQEISEILESLSGCLSEKLEILELTDAQLLGHLTGELGMFKNLVKLTFVYNSISGPIPMSLGNLSSLKFLDLSNNQFSGTLHQNFWQLKNLVKVTFSKNSISGPIPVPLGNLSSLAVLDFSHNQFNGTLHQNFGQFKNLVRLSIWNNSISGPIPVSLGNLSSLRFLDLANNQFKGSLPQSFGQLSKLDSLFIESNMLEGVVSEVHFSNLTRLTKLFAFGNRLTLKVSHDWIPPFQLEELNLQSWNLGPKFPQWLCSQSYLSHLDISHTGVLDVVPLSFWDSSSQFEYLNLANNLFHGEIPNCPMILSTSVIDLSSNHFNGPLPCISSNVILLDLSNNSFSGSISHLLCFKVNESKQLGFLNLEKNHLSGKILDCWKKWKKLEFLNLGNNNFTSSIPASIGSLTLLKSLRLHNNKLSGKLQSSLKNCEKLENIDVAENDFFGSIPSWIGNKCSSLMILNLRSNNFHGHIPEELCALTSLQILDLSHNKLSGSMPTCVKNFSAMATKNNSNHDLSFSFTSSYDAILPRESALLVIKGRVFEYSTILQQVKSIDISSNCLSGEIPKEVTNLQGLQSLNLSYNLLIGRIPENIGNMGSLESIDFSVNQLSGQIPSSISSLTFLNHLNLSNNNLIGKIPLSTQLQSFNASSFNGNKLCGPPLTDNCTISGEQPNNGYIGAKDRGGLVVDWFYVSPLLGFVVGLWVVCGPLLYNKQWRMMYFQFLDQMWYKLKDVVSL; the protein is encoded by the coding sequence ATGGACGGTTCCTTAGGATCCATTAGACTCCTTTTCCTTGGCTTGCTCATTATTGCAAGTATTCATCCCAACTTCTTCTGCAGCGGAGATTATGAGGTTCATTGCATCGAAAGTGAGCGACATGCCCTTCTCAAGTTCAAGCAACATCTTAAAGATCCCTTAAACCGGCTCGCCTCATGGGCTGGTGATGGGGATTGTTGTCAATGGGTGGGTGTTGTCTGCCACAATGTTACTGCTCATGTCCACGAACTCCATCTTAGAAGCTTTCCTCCTTCGAGAGATTTTCTAACTGATGAGGGCCAGCACAGCGTACAATATGATGCTTACGTGCAGTCAATGTTTGGTGGTAAGATAAATCCTTCTCTGCTTGATTTGAAGCATTTAAATTACTTGGACTTGAGCAACAATGATTTCAGTGGTACTCAAATTCCCAAATTCCTTGGCTCAATGGGGAGTTTAAGATATCTTAATCTCTCTAATGCGAGATTTGAGGGTGTGATACCTCATCAACTAGGAAATCTCTCATATTTGTACTATCTCGATCTTCAAGGTTATGGTTTATATGCCAATAACCTTCAATGGCTTTCTAGTCTTCCTTCACTACAACATCTTGATATGAGTCATGTAAATCTTAGAAAAGCCTCTGATTGGTTACAAGTGACAAGCAAACTCATGTCCTTGTTAGAGTTAAGGTTGTCGGATTGCGAACTTCGTTTTATTCCATCCACAACCAATGGTAACTTTTCATTTCTTGTATCCCTTGATCTTTCTGGGAACTTTTTTGAGAACACTTTTATTCCATTATGGATCTTCAGTCTTCCAAATCTAGTTTCTTTTGATCTATCTGACAATGGCTTTCAAGGTCCAATCCCTGATGATCTCCAAAACATGACTTCTCTTAAACACCTCTATCTATCGGGGAACCATTTCAACCATCCAATTCCCATTTGGTTGTATAGTTTTAGTCATCTTAAGTTTCTTGACCTTCACTCCAATAATTTGCAAGGTACAATCTCTAGTGCCATTGAAAACTTAACATCTGCTATTAGTATTGACTTTTCATACAATGAACTTGGAGGAATGTTACCAAGATCGTTGGGTAATCTCTGTAACTTAAGGGAAATCAAATTGTCATCCAACAAATGGAGTCAAGAGATATCTGAAATCTTAGAAAGTTTATCAGGGTGTCTTTCCGAGAAACTAGAGATCTTAGAATTAACTGATGCTCAACTTCTGGGTCATTTGACAGGTGAACTTGGGATGTTTAAAAATCTAGTCAAACTTACTTTTGTGTATAATTCAATTTCAGGACCAATTCCAATGTCTCTAGGAAATCTCTCATCTTTAAAATTCCTGGATCTTTCAAATAATCAATTCAGTGGAACTCTTCATCAAAACTTTTGGCAATTGAAAAATCTAGTCAAAGTTACTTTTTCGAAGAATTCAATTTCAGGTCCAATTCCAGTGCCTTTAGGGAACCTTTCATCTTTGGCAGTCTTGGATTTTTCACATAATCAATTCAATGGAACTCTCCATCAAAATTTTGGGCAATTTAAAAATCTTGTCAGACTTTCTATTTGGAATAATTCAATTTCAGGTCCAATTCCAGTTTCTTTAGGGAATCTTTCATCTTTGAGATTTTTGGATCTTGCAAATAATCAATTCAAAGGATCTCTCCCTCAAAGTTTTGGACAACTTTCTAAACTAGACTCTTTATTTATTGAGTCAAATATGTTGGAAGGTGTTGTGTCCGAAGTTCATTTTTCCAATTTGACAAGATTGACTAAACTTTTTGCATTTGGAAACCGACTGACTTTAAAAGTAAGTCATGATTGGATTCCTCCTTTTCAGCTTGAGGAATTAAACTTGCAATCATGGAATTTAGGGCCAAAATTTCCTCAATGGCTTTGTTCACAAAGTTATCTTAGTCATTTGGACATATCACACACAGGCGTTTTAGATGTGGTTCCTCTTTCATTTTGGGACTCATCTTCTCAGTTCGAATATCTAAATCTTGCAAACAATCTATTCCATGGAGAGATTCCAAATTGTCCCATGATTTTGTCTACTTCAGTGATTGATTTGAGTTCAAACCACTTCAATGGTCCTTTACCTTGTATATCCTCTAATGTGATTCTGCTAGATCTTTCTAACAATTCATTTTCTGGATCTATTTCACACCTTTTGTGTTTCAAGGTGAATGAGTCCAAACAATTAGGATTTCTCAATCTTGAAAAAAATCACTTATCGGGAAAAATACTTGATTGTTGGAAAAAGTGGAAGAAGTTGGAGTTCTTAAATTTGGGGAACAACAATTTTACTAGTAGCATTCCAGCATCCATCGGATCCTTGACTCTTCTAAAGTCTTTGCGCCTACACAACAACAAACTCTCTGGAAAATTACAAtcatctttgaaaaattgtgaaaagtTGGAGAATATTGATGTTGCTGAAAATGACTTTTTTGGAAGCATACCTTCATGGATAGGAAATAAATGTTCAAGCTTGATGATTCTCAACCTTCGCTCAAATAATTTCCATGGTCACATACCAGAAGAACTCTGTGCTCTAACTTCACTCCAAATTTTGGACCTGTCACATAATAAGTTATCTGGAAGCATGCCTACATGTGTTAAAAATTTCAGCGCTATGgccacaaaaaataattcaaatcaTGACTTGAGTTTTAGCTTCACATCTTCTTATGATGCAATTCTCCCTCGTGAAAGTGCATTGCTTGTGATAAAGGGAAGAGTTTTTGAGTATAGCACCATTCTCCAGCAAGTCAAAAGTATAGATATTTCCAGTAATTGTTTATCTGGAGAGATCCCCAAAGAAGTTACCAATCTCCAAGGATTACAATCACTGAATCTATCATATAATCTCTTGATTGGAAGAATTCCAGAGAATATAGGTAATATGGGATCATTGGAATCGATCGATTTCTCCGTAAACCAACTTTCTGGTCAAATTCCCTCAAGCATATCaagtttgacatttttaaatcatttgaaCTTGTCAAACAACAATTTGATAGGGAAAATTCCTTTAAGCACTCAACTACAAAGCTTCAATGCATCCAGTTTTAATGGAAACAAACTTTGTGGACCACCACTTACTGATAATTGTACTATAAGTGGTGAACAACCCAACAATGGATACATAGGAGCTAAAGATAGGGGTGGACTTGTGGTAGATTGGTTCTATGTGAGCCCCTTACTCGGTTTTGTGGTTGGGCTTTGGGTTGTATGTGGTCCTTTACTATACAACAAGCAATGGAGAATGATGTACTTCCAATTTCTGGATCAGATGTGGTACAAGCTCAAGGATGTTGTTTCATTGTAA
- the LOC142606016 gene encoding thiamine phosphate phosphatase-like protein produces MAGNTVVLFDFDRTIIDGDSDNRVITEMGLTGLFNKLRFNLPWNSLMDRMLEELHSQGKTVEDITECLKGTPLDQHIIAAIKAAHALGCELRIISDANLFYIETILEHQGVLGCFSRIDTNPSFVDEEGRLRILPFHDLSSTPHGCKLCPPNMCKGLVIDQIQASVSDSGVKRIIYLGDGNGDYCPTLKLGENDFVMPRKKYPLWKHIHGNPKLIKAQVHEWSTGEELERILLHLIDTNPIQDKIISGNASQSN; encoded by the exons ATGGCGGGAAATACAGTTGTGCTGTTTGACTTTGACCGTACGATCATCGACGGTGACAGCGACAATCGGGTTATCACGGAGATGGGTCTCACTGGCCTCTTCAATAAGCTTCGCTTCAACTTGCCTTGGAactctctcatg GATAGGATGCTGGAGGAGCTTCATTCACAAGGCAAAACAGTAGAGGACATAACAGAGTGCCTGAAAGGAACTCCATTGGATCAGCATATAATTGCTGCTATTAAAGCAGCCCATGCTCTTGG aTGTGAGTTGAGGATAATCAGCGATGCcaatttgttttacattgagACAATCTTGGAACATCAAGGTGTGTTGGGATGCTTTTCTCGGATAGATACCAATCCGAGTTTCGTGGATGAGGAGGGACGGCTTAGAATCTTACCTTTTCATGATTTAAGTTCAACTCCTCATGGTTGCAAATTGTGCCCCCCAAATATGTGCAAG GGTCTGGTGATTGACCAAATCCAAGCTTCTGTTTCTGATAGTGGGGTGAAGAGAATTATCTACCTTGGAGATGGGAATGGTGATTACTGCCCAACTTTGAAGCTTGGGGAAAATGATTTTGTGATGCCAAGGAAGAAGTATCCTCTGTGGAAACACATTCATGGCAACCCAAAGCTAATCAAGGCACAAGTCCATGAATGGAGCACTGGAGAGGAGCTGGAGAGGATCCTACTACACCTTATCGATACAAATCCCATTCAAGATAAAATCATTAGTGGTAACGCCAGTCAGTCTAACTGA